Proteins found in one Quercus robur chromosome 2, dhQueRobu3.1, whole genome shotgun sequence genomic segment:
- the LOC126715756 gene encoding zinc finger protein CONSTANS-LIKE 5, which produces MGIEATASTLKTWGVAAKLCDSCKSGSAALFCRVDSVFLCLACDSKLHSRHERVWMCEVCEQAPASVTCKADAAALCVTCDSDIHSANPLARRHERVPVEPFFDSAESVIKSGAPLTDFLVVPTDHNESPEAGSWILPNQNFVEDPDVKPADLLFTAEMDPFLEFEYPNSFHNSGTDSVVPVQAKPVSAPISETCFDIEFCKSKLSAFNYPSHSLSQSVSSSEVGVVPDGNSMSDISYPFGRNMSVDPNVPVSGTTAQAATQLCGTDREARVLRYREKRKNRKFEKTIRYASRKAYAETRPRIKGRFAKRTEMIESDVDSLFNSVSTAAFITEAQYGVVPTF; this is translated from the exons ATGGGAATCGAAGCAACAGCGAGTACCTTGAAAACTTGGGGCGTGGCAGCCAAGCTTTGCGACTCGTGCAAGTCCGGCTCGGCAGCGCTGTTCTGCCGAGTCGACTCGGTTTTCTTGTGCTTGGCCTGTGACTCCAAGCTCCACTCTCGGCATGAGCGCGTGTGGATGTGCGAGGTCTGCGAGCAAGCTCCGGCGTCCGTCACGTGCAAGGCCGACGCGGCGGCCCTCTGCGTCACGTGCGACTCCGATATCCACTCGGCCAACCCGCTCGCCCGCCGCCACGAGCGCGTTCCGGTGGAGCCTTTCTTCGACTCGGCCGAGTCGGTCATCAAATCGGGCGCTCCGCTCACCGATTTCCTCGTGGTCCCGACCGATCATAACGAGTCGCCAGAGGCCGGTTCGTGGATTCTCCCAAACCAGAACTTCGTGGAGGATCCGGATGTCAAACCCGCCGACTTGCTCTTCACTGCCGAAATGGATCCGTTTCTCGAGTTCGAATACCCGAACTCGTTTCATAATTCGGGTACCGATAGTGTCGTTCCGGTTCAAGCTAAACCGGTTTCGGCTCCGATTTCCGAAACTTGCTTCGATATCGAATTCTGCAAATCCAAGCTCTCTGCATTCAACTATCCCTCTCACTCTCTTAGCCAAAGT GTTTCGTCCTCGGAAGTTGGAGTTGTGCCTGACGGGAATTCGATGTCCGATATATCGTATCCTTTTGGCCGAAACATGAGCGTTGATCCGAACGTACCGGTTTCGGGGACTACGGCCCAGGCTGCGACTCAGTTGTGCGGGACTGATAGGGAAGCAAGGGTTTTGAGGTAcagagagaagaggaagaacCGGAAATTCGAGAAGACAATCCGATACGCTTCGCGAAAAGCGTACGCCGAAACTCGGCCGAGAATCAAAGGCCGGTTCGCGAAACGTACAGAAATGATTGAGTCTGACGTGGACAGCCTCTTTAACTCCGTGTCCACTGCGGCTTTTATAACCGAAGCGCAATACGGCGTCGTTCCGACCTTctga